One stretch of Euphorbia lathyris chromosome 7, ddEupLath1.1, whole genome shotgun sequence DNA includes these proteins:
- the LOC136201366 gene encoding acyl-CoA--sterol O-acyltransferase 1-like, with protein sequence MEEGGGEVVNFIKVWTTVVISLCYCYGIRNKGIKKLIFVFPVVCLFLYLPLNLSSPHLGGTTAFFIAWLANFKLLLFAFGKGPLSLDPSISLPLFVAVACLPIKVSPNSTLNHTSSTSTSTKIKDGFLSYALKGFIVAILVNIYKYSDFIHPKIIFALYAFHIYFLLEINLAISAALARTLLGIELEPQFNHPYLATSLQDFWGKRWNLMVTGILRPTVYDPIRNVFKRLCGRDCATLVAVFATFVASAIMHELMFYYLGRVTPTWEITAFFLLHGFCVTAEIVIKKAFKGKLQLPGILSGMFTVVFVFATANWLFFPKFAEYQIDVRAFEDYAAIGAFMRQASERVLNLCPGHPHL encoded by the coding sequence ATGGAGGAGGGAGGAGGAGAAGTTGTTAATTTCATTAAGGTATGGACAACAGTTGTTATTTCCTTATGTTACTGTTATGGAATCAGAAACAAGGGAATCAAAAAACTCATTTTTGTCTTCCCTGTTGTTTGTCTTTTTCTGTATCTCCCTCTCAATCTCTCCTCTCCTCATCTTGGAGGTACTACTGCCTTTTTTATTGCTTGGCTCGCCAATTTCAAGCTTCTCCTCTTTGCTTTTGGAAAAGGCCCTCTTTCTCTTGATCCATCCATTTCTCTTCCTCTTTTTGTGGCTGTTGCTTGCTTACCCATCAAAGTCTCCCCTAATTCCACCCTAAATCACACATCTTCCACTTCCACTTCCACCAAAATTAAGGATGGGTTCTTAAGTTATGCACTTAAGGGTTTTATTGTAGCCATTTTGGTCAATATCTATAAATATAGTGATTTCATCCATCCTAAAATCATCTTCGCCCTCTATGCCTTTCATATTTATTTTCTACTTGAGATAAATCTAGCCATATCTGCCGCTTTGGCTCGTACCCTTTTGGGGATAGAGCTGGAACCACAGTTCAACCACCCATATCTTGCAACATCACTTCAGGACTTTTGGGGGAAAAGATGGAACCTAATGGTCACTGGTATCCTGCGACCAACCGTATACGATCCCATCCGAAATGTCTTCAAACGCCTTTGTGGCCGAGATTGCGCCACACTTGTAGCTGTTTTTGCGACATTTGTGGCGTCGGCTATTATGCACGAGCTCATGTTTTATTACTTGGGGCGCGTCACACCCACGTGGGAGATTACTGCATTTTTCCTTTTGCATGGTTTTTGTGTAACGGCTGAGATTGTTATAAAGAAGGCCTTTAAAGGAAAATTGCAGTTGCCGGGCATACTATCTGGAATGTTCACAGTTGTATTCGTTTTTGCTACTGCAAATTGGCTATTTTTTCCAAAGTTTGCGGAGTATCAGATTGATGTTAGAGCGTTTGAGGATTACGCGGCGATAGGAGCGTTTATGAGGCAAGCGAGTGAACGAGTGTTGAATTTGTGCCCGGGTCATCCACACTTGTGA